Proteins encoded within one genomic window of Bacillus sp. F19:
- the kdpC gene encoding potassium-transporting ATPase subunit KdpC: protein MEEKQSIMGPIIRMSLFLMVICGIIYPVAVTGIAQTISPSKANGSLVYDENKNVIGSELIGQSFSADSYFHGRISSIENNGAGSGSNNYAPSNEDMMKRTLDSIEEWKKNNPETPVSEVPNDLLTNSGLGLDPHISPGAAYVQVKRISEATGINQSKLENLIKQHTQGRELGMFGEEKVNVLQLNLDLKNMLN from the coding sequence ATGGAAGAAAAACAATCAATTATGGGTCCGATCATCAGAATGAGTTTATTCTTAATGGTGATTTGCGGCATAATTTACCCAGTGGCTGTGACAGGTATTGCTCAAACCATTTCTCCTTCAAAGGCAAATGGCAGCTTAGTATATGATGAGAATAAGAATGTAATAGGCTCTGAGCTTATCGGGCAATCATTCAGCGCGGACAGCTATTTTCATGGGAGAATTTCAAGCATTGAGAATAATGGTGCGGGTTCAGGTTCCAATAACTATGCACCATCTAATGAAGATATGATGAAGCGCACGCTGGATTCGATTGAAGAATGGAAGAAAAACAACCCGGAAACGCCAGTAAGTGAAGTCCCAAATGATCTGCTGACAAATTCAGGATTGGGGCTTGATCCTCATATCAGCCCGGGTGCCGCATATGTTCAGGTGAAGCGTATTTCAGAAGCAACAGGAATTAATCAATCAAAGCTTGAAAACCTGATCAAGCAGCATACTCAAGGAAGGGAACTTGGAATGTTTGGCGAAGAGAAGGTAAACGTTCTTCAATTAAATCTGGATTTGAAAAATATGTTGAACTAA
- the kdpB gene encoding potassium-transporting ATPase subunit KdpB: MEKELIGNAIKASFFKLDPRVMVKNPIMFIVEIGFVLTLLLTFIPSAFGSSEVNVWFNLTVSLILLFTVLFANFAEALAEGRGIAQANSLKNSKKEITSNKLMPNGEIEKTVSASLRKGDVVVVSQGEFIPGDGEVISGLASVDESAITGESAPVIKEAGGDFNSVTGGTKVVSDQIKVRITSDPGESFLDKMISLVEGAQRQKTPNEIALNTVLTSLTLIFMIVVVTLPFYTNYLGFHLEIPVLIALLVCLIPTTIGGLLSAIEIAGMDRVTQFNVIAMSGKAVEAAGDINTIILDKTGTITFGNRMASEFTPVGNHAMQDLAQWTAISSLEDETPEGRSVLELLKKKQLSYQTDIAIGGTFIEFKAETRMSGMDLADGSAVRKGAVDAVKKWVISQGGTIPSDLNKKTDEISKAGGTPLAVAMNDQIFGLIYLKDTVKPGMKERFDKLRSMGVKTVMCTGDNPLTAATIAKEAGVDEFIAECKPEDKIEVIKYEQSQGKLVAMTGDGTNDAPALAQADVGLAMNSGTAAAKEAANMVDLDSNPTKIIEVVSIGKQLLMTRGALTTFSIANDIAKYFAIIPAMFMLAIPEMNVLNIMRLDSPISAILSALIFNAIIIPILIPLAMKGVSYKPMSSNALLSRNLLIYGLGGVLVPFIGIKGIDVVLALIL, from the coding sequence ATGGAAAAGGAACTGATCGGAAACGCCATCAAGGCATCCTTTTTCAAATTGGATCCCCGCGTAATGGTGAAAAACCCGATCATGTTTATTGTAGAAATTGGATTTGTCCTTACTTTGCTGCTTACCTTTATCCCATCTGCTTTTGGATCAAGTGAAGTAAATGTCTGGTTTAATTTAACAGTGTCTCTCATCCTTCTGTTTACCGTTTTGTTTGCGAATTTTGCAGAAGCACTTGCAGAAGGGAGAGGAATTGCCCAGGCAAATTCTCTTAAGAATTCAAAAAAGGAAATAACTTCAAACAAATTAATGCCTAATGGCGAAATTGAAAAAACAGTCTCTGCCTCGCTCCGTAAAGGGGATGTAGTTGTCGTATCACAAGGTGAGTTTATTCCAGGTGATGGAGAGGTCATTTCAGGCCTCGCTTCTGTAGATGAGTCAGCGATTACTGGAGAATCAGCACCTGTGATTAAGGAGGCAGGCGGAGATTTCAACTCCGTTACAGGGGGCACAAAAGTTGTCAGTGACCAGATCAAAGTAAGAATCACGAGTGATCCTGGTGAATCATTCCTTGACAAGATGATTTCCCTTGTTGAGGGAGCACAGCGTCAAAAAACACCGAATGAAATTGCTTTGAACACGGTTTTAACAAGCCTGACGCTTATTTTTATGATCGTAGTTGTCACATTGCCTTTTTACACAAATTACTTGGGATTTCACCTTGAGATTCCCGTATTAATTGCCCTGCTTGTGTGTTTAATTCCAACAACCATTGGCGGTCTGCTTTCTGCCATTGAAATAGCAGGGATGGACCGGGTTACACAGTTTAATGTGATTGCGATGTCAGGGAAAGCGGTTGAAGCAGCTGGAGACATTAATACAATTATCTTGGATAAAACGGGAACGATAACTTTTGGAAATCGGATGGCAAGCGAGTTTACACCGGTAGGAAATCATGCCATGCAGGATTTGGCTCAGTGGACAGCCATCAGCTCGCTTGAAGATGAAACACCAGAAGGAAGATCTGTCCTTGAACTGCTGAAAAAGAAACAGCTTTCCTATCAAACAGATATCGCGATAGGCGGAACATTTATCGAGTTTAAGGCGGAAACGCGGATGAGCGGAATGGATCTTGCTGATGGAAGTGCTGTCAGAAAAGGAGCAGTAGATGCCGTCAAGAAATGGGTGATCTCCCAAGGGGGAACCATTCCATCTGATTTAAATAAAAAAACAGATGAAATTTCAAAGGCGGGAGGCACGCCTCTTGCTGTTGCCATGAACGATCAGATTTTTGGTTTGATTTACTTGAAGGATACGGTTAAGCCAGGCATGAAAGAGCGCTTTGACAAGCTTCGCAGCATGGGGGTCAAAACTGTCATGTGTACTGGGGACAATCCGCTTACAGCAGCAACAATCGCTAAAGAAGCAGGTGTTGATGAATTTATCGCTGAGTGCAAGCCTGAGGATAAAATCGAAGTGATTAAATATGAACAATCACAAGGTAAGCTTGTTGCTATGACTGGTGATGGAACAAATGATGCTCCGGCTCTGGCACAGGCAGATGTAGGCCTTGCGATGAACAGCGGAACAGCAGCTGCCAAGGAAGCAGCCAATATGGTGGATTTAGATTCGAATCCTACGAAAATAATTGAAGTAGTCTCCATCGGGAAACAGCTGCTGATGACGCGCGGAGCTCTGACAACGTTCAGTATTGCCAACGATATCGCGAAATATTTTGCCATTATTCCGGCTATGTTCATGCTTGCCATACCAGAAATGAATGTGCTGAATATCATGAGACTGGACTCACCGATTTCAGCGATTCTGTCAGCCTTGATATTCAATGCCATTATCATTCCCATCTTGATTCCTCTCGCGATGAAAGGTGTCAGCTACAAACCGATGAGTTCGAATGCTTTGCTGAGCAGAAATCTTCTAATTTACGGGCTCGGGGGAGTGCTGGTTCCCTTTATTGGAATCAAAGGAATTGATGTTGTTCTTGCTCTGATTTTGTAA
- the kdpA gene encoding potassium-transporting ATPase subunit KdpA, whose translation MSVLSIITIILTLTLAVLLAKPMGIYIARAFTYQSTKLDALFGPVENVVYKISGIKQKNQSFRQYASALLFSNIFMIFIVYLVFRFQGILPLNPSGIAGMEPTLAFNTAISFMTNTNLQHYSGESGLSYLSQMIAITFMMFVAPATAFAAAIALIRGLAGNPLGNFFVDLIRSITRVLLPIAFITALIFVFLGVPQTLDSSVTVTTVEGAGQTIARGPVASLLSIKEVGNNGGGFFGVNSAHPFENPNAMSSLLQILLMLLIPTALPFTYGKMVGNAKQGRILFAAMAMIFVVFLGTALFSEFQGNPRFAEAGLEQSSGSMEGKEVRFGMVQSTLYAIVTTASETGAVNTMHDTLSPITGMIALSNMLLNTVFGGIGAGFMNIMMYAIIAVFLSGLMVGRTPEFLGKKIEGKEMKLIAVTLLSHPFLILASTAVALYTPLGSDGISNPGFHGLSQVLYEYTSSAANNGSGFEGLGDATPFWNISTGIVMFIGRYFGIIAMLAVGASMAAKKIVPETIGTFRTDTGLFGTIFVGAIFIVGALTFFPVLVLGPVAELLTL comes from the coding sequence TTGAGCGTACTATCCATCATTACAATCATTCTTACTTTAACACTGGCCGTGCTGCTGGCAAAGCCGATGGGCATCTATATAGCCCGTGCCTTTACTTATCAATCTACTAAACTGGATGCCCTGTTTGGCCCGGTGGAAAATGTTGTTTATAAAATCAGCGGAATAAAACAAAAAAACCAAAGCTTCAGGCAATATGCATCAGCCCTTTTATTTTCAAATATTTTTATGATTTTTATAGTATATCTTGTGTTCCGTTTTCAAGGCATTCTGCCGCTGAATCCAAGCGGCATAGCAGGGATGGAACCCACCCTTGCTTTTAATACAGCAATCAGCTTCATGACAAACACGAATCTTCAGCATTACAGCGGAGAAAGCGGATTATCCTATTTGTCTCAGATGATCGCCATTACGTTTATGATGTTCGTTGCTCCTGCAACTGCATTTGCGGCTGCGATTGCGTTAATAAGAGGACTCGCAGGTAATCCGCTTGGAAACTTCTTTGTAGATTTAATAAGATCAATCACACGTGTTCTTTTACCGATTGCATTTATTACTGCACTGATATTCGTCTTTCTTGGGGTTCCGCAAACACTTGATTCAAGTGTCACGGTCACAACAGTGGAAGGAGCCGGGCAAACGATCGCAAGAGGACCTGTTGCATCGCTTTTATCAATTAAGGAAGTTGGAAACAATGGCGGTGGGTTCTTCGGAGTAAACTCAGCACATCCGTTTGAAAACCCAAATGCGATGAGCAGCCTCCTGCAAATTCTATTGATGCTTTTAATTCCGACAGCACTTCCGTTTACCTACGGAAAAATGGTCGGGAATGCTAAACAGGGAAGAATTCTATTCGCAGCGATGGCCATGATTTTCGTTGTCTTTCTTGGTACGGCCCTATTCTCAGAATTTCAGGGGAATCCCAGATTTGCAGAAGCAGGCCTTGAGCAGTCTTCCGGCAGTATGGAAGGAAAAGAAGTTCGTTTCGGTATGGTACAGTCAACCCTTTACGCTATTGTAACAACGGCGTCTGAAACAGGGGCAGTCAACACGATGCACGATACGCTGTCGCCAATAACAGGAATGATTGCTTTATCCAACATGCTGTTGAATACAGTTTTCGGCGGAATTGGTGCAGGGTTCATGAACATTATGATGTATGCGATCATAGCCGTTTTCTTATCAGGGTTAATGGTAGGTCGCACTCCGGAATTCCTTGGCAAGAAAATTGAAGGAAAAGAAATGAAGCTGATCGCTGTGACACTGCTTAGTCATCCATTCTTGATACTTGCTTCAACAGCTGTTGCTTTATATACACCGCTTGGATCTGACGGTATATCAAATCCTGGATTTCACGGGCTTTCCCAAGTCCTTTATGAGTACACATCTTCTGCTGCCAATAATGGTTCAGGCTTTGAAGGACTTGGTGATGCAACACCTTTTTGGAACATCTCAACCGGCATTGTCATGTTTATAGGCAGATATTTTGGAATCATTGCCATGCTTGCTGTTGGAGCATCAATGGCCGCTAAAAAGATTGTACCGGAGACGATAGGTACATTCCGTACAGACACTGGCTTGTTTGGAACCATTTTTGTAGGAGCCATATTTATTGTCGGTGCTCTGACATTCTTCCCAGTTTTAGTTCTGGGACCGGTTGCTGAGCTATTAACTTTATAA
- a CDS encoding potassium-transporting ATPase subunit F — MIVLLGGIAAITLYLLYALVNPEKF, encoded by the coding sequence ATGATCGTCTTGCTTGGCGGCATTGCCGCGATTACTCTTTATTTGCTTTATGCGTTAGTAAATCCAGAAAAATTTTAA
- a CDS encoding DUF2294 domain-containing protein: MALSPKKKLESDLSEAFIKLQRDLIGRGPQETRTYIVHDMVIARFKGVLTVEEKHLVENENGRKLVKQMRQVLREMYSKKFEEIVERYTGCKVLSSHSDISTKMGERIEVFVVDKDLERLIETKG; the protein is encoded by the coding sequence ATGGCTCTGTCGCCAAAGAAAAAATTAGAATCCGATTTAAGTGAGGCCTTTATCAAACTTCAGAGAGATCTCATTGGACGCGGTCCTCAGGAAACCAGAACGTATATTGTCCATGATATGGTCATAGCACGATTCAAAGGTGTATTAACGGTTGAAGAAAAACACCTGGTTGAAAACGAGAATGGCCGGAAGCTTGTTAAACAAATGAGACAAGTACTGCGTGAAATGTACAGTAAAAAATTCGAAGAAATTGTAGAAAGATATACCGGCTGCAAAGTGCTGTCCAGCCACAGCGACATCAGCACCAAGATGGGTGAACGGATAGAAGTATTTGTAGTTGATAAAGATTTGGAACGGTTAATCGAAACAAAAGGATAA
- the gltP gene encoding glutamate/aspartate:proton symporter GltP: MKKLGLAWQIFIGLILGIALGAIFYGNPNVENYLQPIGDIFIRLIKMIVIPIVISSIIVGVASVGDTKKLGKIGGKTILYFEIITTIAILVGLLSANIFDPGVGVDMDKLEKTDINSYVDTAEDVESHGFADTFVNIVPSNIFESIVQGDMLPIIFFSVLFGLGIAAVGEKGKPVLAFFQGTAETMFYVTNLIMKFAPFGVFALIGVTVSKFGLESLIPLGKLVILVYGTMIFFIVGVLGLVAKMVGINIFNIIRLLKDELILAYSTASSETVLPKIMEKMEKFGCPKAITSFVIPTGYSFNLDGSTLYQALAAVFIAQMYGIDLSISQQVSLMLVLMVTSKGIAGVPGVSFVVLLATLGTVGIPVEGLAFIAGIDRILDMARTVVNVIGNSLAAVVISKWEGEFDNKKNKEYIAA, encoded by the coding sequence ATGAAAAAATTAGGCCTTGCATGGCAGATTTTTATCGGTTTAATTTTGGGTATTGCACTGGGGGCTATTTTTTACGGTAACCCAAATGTCGAAAATTATTTACAGCCTATAGGTGATATTTTTATACGTTTGATTAAAATGATTGTTATTCCAATTGTCATTTCAAGTATCATTGTTGGCGTTGCAAGCGTCGGCGACACAAAAAAGCTTGGGAAAATCGGCGGGAAAACAATTTTATACTTTGAAATTATTACAACAATTGCAATTCTTGTGGGTTTATTATCTGCAAATATATTTGATCCAGGTGTCGGCGTTGATATGGACAAACTGGAGAAAACAGATATCAATAGCTATGTGGATACAGCTGAGGATGTAGAATCTCATGGTTTTGCTGATACCTTTGTGAATATTGTTCCAAGCAACATATTTGAGTCCATTGTTCAGGGTGACATGCTTCCAATTATTTTCTTCTCTGTATTATTTGGTCTTGGAATCGCTGCTGTTGGAGAAAAGGGAAAACCTGTTCTCGCATTCTTCCAGGGAACGGCAGAAACGATGTTCTATGTAACTAATCTTATTATGAAATTTGCTCCATTCGGTGTTTTTGCACTAATTGGTGTAACCGTTTCTAAGTTTGGTTTAGAGTCGCTGATACCGCTTGGTAAATTAGTTATTCTAGTATATGGAACAATGATTTTCTTTATCGTGGGAGTTTTAGGGCTGGTTGCTAAAATGGTTGGAATTAATATCTTCAACATTATCCGTCTGCTGAAGGATGAGTTGATTCTTGCTTATTCTACCGCAAGCTCTGAGACAGTTTTACCGAAAATCATGGAGAAAATGGAGAAGTTCGGATGTCCAAAAGCCATTACGTCTTTTGTTATTCCGACTGGATACTCCTTTAACCTGGATGGTTCAACCCTCTATCAAGCATTAGCTGCTGTATTTATTGCACAAATGTATGGAATCGACTTATCAATCTCGCAGCAGGTATCCTTAATGCTTGTGTTAATGGTAACCTCTAAAGGGATTGCCGGTGTACCGGGCGTATCATTCGTTGTGCTCCTCGCTACATTGGGTACGGTAGGAATTCCGGTTGAAGGATTGGCCTTTATTGCAGGTATTGACCGTATATTGGATATGGCAAGAACCGTTGTAAACGTGATAGGGAACTCACTGGCTGCAGTTGTGATCTCTAAATGGGAAGGCGAGTTTGATAACAAAAAGAATAAAGAGTATATAGCTGCATAA
- a CDS encoding D-alanyl-D-alanine carboxypeptidase, producing the protein MIKAPLILVVCIFSFGLFSFKAYADELSLKEPDIQSESAVLIDAKSGQILYSKDSDAIMYPASVTKMATAIYAIEKGNMEDIVTISKNARSVDGTKVYLEEGEQVPLKKLIQGLMINSGNDAGVAIAEHISGDTETFSAEMTAFLKLKAGLLHTNFTNPHGLFDPEHVTTAEDLAKLTQYASQNELFREIFSTEELKWDGETWDTTLHNHHKLLKVTPYDGMVGGKNGYVSESGFTLSTLAERENISLIAIVLNAKTDRISYKDTVKLLDYGFNHFTSEFIAEDTAFEDQSGQEFTLSEPLYYAKKLNESISTDVDLDGMLAVEGEDGREIASYKLKPETADAGDVLEGKVEEVKPTLGQSILHEHLKFIVISSFAVVLLLVGYFFRQVRRL; encoded by the coding sequence ATGATAAAAGCCCCTTTGATTCTTGTAGTATGCATCTTTTCTTTCGGATTATTTTCGTTTAAAGCATACGCTGATGAACTCTCTTTAAAAGAACCCGATATTCAAAGTGAATCAGCTGTATTGATTGATGCGAAGTCAGGTCAGATTCTGTACTCAAAAGACAGTGATGCGATTATGTATCCAGCGAGTGTAACGAAAATGGCTACAGCTATTTATGCAATTGAAAAAGGGAATATGGAAGATATTGTGACGATAAGTAAAAATGCCAGAAGTGTTGATGGAACAAAGGTTTACCTTGAAGAAGGAGAGCAGGTTCCCTTGAAAAAGCTCATCCAGGGATTGATGATTAATTCAGGAAATGATGCAGGTGTAGCAATTGCTGAACATATCAGCGGAGATACCGAGACCTTTTCTGCGGAAATGACAGCATTTTTAAAGTTGAAGGCAGGACTTCTGCACACCAATTTTACCAACCCGCACGGTCTGTTTGATCCTGAACATGTAACGACCGCTGAAGACCTTGCAAAGTTAACTCAGTACGCTTCACAAAATGAATTATTTAGAGAAATTTTTTCAACAGAAGAATTAAAGTGGGACGGGGAAACGTGGGATACTACGCTTCATAATCACCATAAGCTTCTTAAAGTAACGCCGTATGACGGGATGGTCGGCGGGAAAAACGGGTATGTGAGCGAATCGGGGTTTACTTTATCCACTCTTGCTGAAAGAGAGAATATCAGTCTGATTGCGATTGTCCTGAATGCTAAAACAGACCGTATTTCATATAAAGATACCGTTAAATTATTAGATTATGGCTTTAATCATTTTACATCAGAATTTATTGCAGAGGATACAGCCTTTGAAGACCAGAGCGGCCAGGAGTTTACACTGAGTGAACCGCTGTATTATGCCAAAAAATTAAATGAAAGCATCTCTACAGATGTAGATTTAGATGGAATGCTTGCGGTTGAAGGGGAGGATGGCAGGGAAATCGCTTCCTATAAATTAAAACCTGAAACAGCAGATGCGGGTGATGTTTTGGAAGGGAAGGTAGAAGAAGTGAAGCCAACCCTTGGTCAAAGCATCCTGCATGAACATTTGAAATTTATTGTCATTTCTTCATTCGCAGTTGTTTTGCTTCTTGTTGGCTATTTCTTTAGGCAAGTAAGAAGATTATAA
- a CDS encoding TetR/AcrR family transcriptional regulator — protein MTSEQIKEAAIRNFAAHGYDGASLSAIANEVGIKKQSIYAHFKSKDELFLTVMAEVLEKEIEYIKNYFVFSNSASLKEVLYHYLSEYINRYEKDDQTKFMLRISFLPPAHLYDEVMKKVYTYLDTFEELLTDIFNDPKVISINKSDAVIAYMGLVDAVLVEILYGGAERFKKRLDGCFNVYWNGITLRNAEAPWSVPKGR, from the coding sequence ATGACATCTGAACAAATAAAAGAAGCCGCGATCCGCAATTTTGCCGCACACGGCTATGATGGTGCATCTTTATCAGCAATAGCGAATGAAGTCGGCATCAAGAAGCAATCTATTTACGCTCATTTTAAAAGCAAGGATGAACTGTTTCTTACTGTCATGGCTGAGGTGCTGGAAAAAGAAATTGAGTACATTAAAAACTACTTTGTTTTCTCAAATTCCGCTTCATTAAAAGAAGTGCTTTACCATTACCTTTCAGAGTATATCAACCGCTATGAAAAAGATGATCAGACAAAATTCATGCTGCGGATCAGCTTTTTGCCGCCAGCTCATCTTTATGATGAAGTGATGAAGAAAGTGTACACCTATCTAGATACCTTTGAAGAGCTGCTTACAGATATCTTTAATGATCCGAAAGTTATATCAATTAACAAATCAGATGCAGTGATTGCTTATATGGGACTTGTTGATGCTGTTCTGGTTGAAATTCTCTATGGCGGTGCTGAACGATTTAAAAAGAGATTGGATGGCTGCTTTAACGTTTACTGGAACGGGATAACGCTTAGAAATGCGGAAGCGCCCTGGTCAGTTCCGAAAGGCAGATAA
- a CDS encoding multidrug efflux SMR transporter, with protein sequence MNRDWIKVVLAGFIEVIWVAGLKYSDSWYEWLITIITLCVSFYLLISATKRLPVSTVYAVFTGLGAAGTVISEILIFNEPFQLIKILLILVLVAGVIGLKTLSDDKKEEGAH encoded by the coding sequence ATGAATCGTGACTGGATAAAAGTTGTCTTAGCCGGTTTCATTGAAGTCATCTGGGTGGCGGGATTAAAATACTCAGACAGCTGGTATGAATGGCTTATCACAATTATTACATTATGTGTAAGTTTTTATTTACTGATCAGTGCAACTAAAAGACTGCCGGTGAGTACCGTTTACGCAGTCTTTACAGGACTTGGCGCTGCAGGAACCGTTATCTCGGAAATTCTCATATTTAACGAGCCATTTCAGCTCATCAAAATTCTGTTAATCCTCGTATTAGTAGCTGGAGTTATTGGCTTAAAAACATTGTCTGATGATAAAAAAGAGGAGGGTGCGCACTAA
- a CDS encoding multidrug efflux SMR transporter, with protein MDWIFLIAAGLFEVVGVIGINKMKDSKGIIPLLIMIAGFSMSFLLLNQSLQTISLGTAYSVWTGIGSAGSALVGILFYGDSSSWKRILFISMIISATVGLKLVS; from the coding sequence ATGGACTGGATTTTCCTGATAGCAGCAGGCCTATTTGAAGTTGTCGGGGTCATCGGAATCAACAAAATGAAAGATTCAAAAGGAATTATTCCCTTGCTGATTATGATTGCAGGCTTTTCAATGAGTTTTCTTCTATTAAATCAATCTCTTCAAACCATTTCGCTTGGAACGGCATATTCTGTCTGGACAGGAATTGGATCTGCGGGCAGCGCGCTTGTGGGCATTTTATTTTACGGAGATTCAAGCAGCTGGAAAAGAATCCTTTTTATTAGTATGATCATCTCAGCTACAGTAGGATTGAAGCTTGTTTCATAA
- a CDS encoding DMT family transporter produces the protein MSQLFKYSFLVLAGACSYGVISTIIKIAYMHGFTVNEVIGSQYLFGFFMFLICVTLFSRKKVSFKQALILMITGTTTSLTGIFYGKSLETIPASIAIILLFQFTWIGIVIEAIAVKKLPGPDKVLAAVILLIGTFMAGNIFGHDAFSLSDPGIIWGLLSAVSFSLFIFASGKVAIELPSLNRSLFMSLGAAVFLLIVFSPDFLTNGSMQSGLWIYALLLGFFGVFIPVVLFSIGTPKIGSGIATILGAAELPMAILCSVLILKEQVTILQTAGIIMILAGIVTPQLYHFLKHKQLEKKSISS, from the coding sequence GTGAGCCAATTATTTAAATACTCATTCCTTGTCTTGGCCGGCGCATGCAGTTACGGGGTTATTTCTACAATTATCAAAATCGCCTATATGCATGGGTTTACAGTAAACGAAGTGATCGGAAGCCAATATTTGTTCGGTTTTTTCATGTTTTTGATCTGTGTGACTCTTTTCTCTAGAAAAAAAGTTTCCTTTAAGCAGGCGCTCATCTTAATGATTACAGGAACCACTACCAGTCTGACTGGTATTTTTTACGGAAAATCTCTTGAAACGATTCCCGCATCGATTGCAATTATCCTCTTATTTCAGTTTACTTGGATTGGAATCGTCATTGAAGCAATCGCTGTGAAAAAGCTGCCGGGTCCTGATAAAGTGCTTGCTGCAGTCATTCTCTTAATAGGCACATTTATGGCTGGAAACATTTTTGGCCATGATGCTTTTAGCCTGAGTGATCCCGGAATTATCTGGGGACTTTTATCAGCTGTTTCATTTTCACTATTTATCTTTGCAAGCGGAAAAGTAGCAATTGAGCTGCCGTCTTTAAATCGAAGTCTGTTTATGTCATTGGGTGCTGCAGTCTTTTTACTAATCGTCTTTTCCCCTGATTTTCTGACAAATGGCTCCATGCAGTCAGGATTATGGATTTACGCTTTGCTGCTGGGTTTTTTCGGAGTATTCATACCCGTTGTCTTATTTTCAATCGGAACGCCAAAGATCGGTTCAGGCATTGCAACGATTTTAGGTGCCGCTGAATTGCCAATGGCCATTCTCTGCTCGGTCCTTATTTTAAAAGAGCAGGTAACAATCCTGCAGACAGCCGGCATCATCATGATTCTTGCTGGAATTGTCACACCGCAGCTATATCATTTTTTAAAACATAAGCAGCTTGAGAAGAAAAGCATATCTTCTTAA
- a CDS encoding RNA polymerase sigma factor translates to MNEHHREIERMFKLFGDDLYHFLVYYKGSHDVEDDVQEVFLRALKSHFRGDSHPKTWLIGIARRLVIDQRRKKRLLSWLPKPERQKSPDDILMEHENVREVYRAIDELKTEYRDVVMLRVISELSVEETSEVLGWTRGKVSRTYYRALKKLNQNRKDAIKEGGAELES, encoded by the coding sequence ATGAACGAACATCACAGAGAAATCGAGCGGATGTTTAAGCTGTTCGGGGATGATCTTTATCATTTTCTTGTTTACTACAAAGGATCTCACGATGTGGAGGATGATGTCCAGGAAGTTTTTTTGAGGGCTTTAAAAAGCCATTTTCGCGGTGATTCCCATCCGAAAACATGGCTGATCGGCATTGCCAGAAGACTTGTCATCGATCAGCGCCGGAAGAAACGGCTTCTTTCTTGGCTGCCAAAGCCAGAGCGGCAAAAAAGTCCGGATGATATTCTGATGGAACATGAAAATGTTAGGGAAGTCTACAGAGCAATTGATGAACTGAAAACAGAATACAGAGATGTAGTTATGCTGAGAGTCATCTCTGAGCTTTCCGTGGAAGAAACCTCAGAAGTTCTGGGCTGGACTAGGGGAAAAGTCAGCCGCACCTATTACAGGGCATTGAAGAAACTGAATCAGAACAGGAAAGATGCAATTAAGGAAGGAGGGGCCGAACTTGAATCCTGA